ATCTTGTAGAAGATTAATCATAAAGGGCTTTTAGCTCTTTATTTCTTTCCTGTTTTAACTGCATATCAATATACTTAGCTTCCATATCTTTTTTATTTTTAATTGCAATTGTTTGTTTCATTTTTCCAGTAGGATTTACTTCATAAATCTCAAAACCAGCTTCATATAAAGATAGTCTTACATTGCTTGCTATTGAATAAGTGGTTACCACTGCATTTTCATTTGTTATAGAAAATAGCTCAGTGAAGTACTCAACTGTCCAAAGCTCACCATTAACTTCAGAGCTAAAAGCATCTTGGTATACTATATCTAGATTATCAAGTGTTTTTATGTATTTTCTTGCATCACCTATGAAAAGTTCTATTTGTATCTTTTCATCTTTGTATTCTTTTGTTTCAAGAAGTTCTTTTATGATATGAGATATCTTTTCAAACTCTTGTGGAAATTCAAACTCTTTTAATGACTCAATTAGTTTATAATGCCACTAAAAGTCAAGACAACTATTTCGTAATTTAAATTCCACCTATCTCTGTATCGTTATGCAACATTTTTCATCTGATTTAAATAAACATTCATTGGCTTGTCATAACCTAATGCTGAA
The sequence above is a segment of the Arcobacter sp. F155 genome. Coding sequences within it:
- a CDS encoding MnmC family methyltransferase, with translation MESLKEFEFPQEFEKISHIIKELLETKEYKDEKIQIELFIGDARKYIKTLDNLDIVYQDAFSSEVNGELWTVEYFTELFSITNENAVVTTYSIASNVRLSLYEAGFEIYEVNPTGKMKQTIAIKNKKDMEAKYIDMQLKQERNKELKALYD